In Deinococcus aquaticus, the sequence GTTCGGTGGCAGGGCAGAAAGCAGCACGTCCATCAGGTGCTGCGCGGTCACGGAGTCGAGCTGCCCGGTGGGTTCATCGGCCAGGATCAGGCGCGGCCGGGTGACGAGGGCGCGGGCCACCGCCACGCGCTGCGCCTGCCCACCCGAGAGTTCCTCAGGGAGCTGGTCGGCCAGTGTCCCGAGGTCGAGCCGCTTCAGCCACTCCAGCGCCTCATGCAGGGCGCTGCGCGTGTCCTGGCCGTTCAGGATCAGCGGCAGAGCCACGTTCTCCAGGGCGCTCAGGGGCGCGAGCAGGCTCTGCGCCTGGAACACGAAGGACACCAGGCCGGGCCGCAGGTTCTCTGGCGCGCCCAGGGCCGGCCAGGACAGCGAGCCGGACGTGGGCGCATCAAGCGCGCCCAGCAGGTGCAGCAGGGTGCTCTTGCCGCTCCCCGAGGTGCCCAGCAGCGCGATCCG encodes:
- a CDS encoding ABC transporter ATP-binding protein; the encoded protein is MRDEIERPHELTPDLHTTLVSGQALTRDFQVGTQTVHALRGVSVGVQPGDRIALLGTSGSGKSTLLHLLGALDAPTSGSLSWPALGAPENLRPGLVSFVFQAQSLLAPLSALENVALPLILNGQDTRSALHEALEWLKRLDLGTLADQLPEELSGGQAQRVAVARALVTRPRLILADEPTGQLDSVTAQHLMDVLLSALPPNAALVLATHDPAVAARLNAVWHLRDGAVSLITRSARRTA